DNA from Thermomicrobium roseum DSM 5159:
CACTCTCGTCGCGTCGCGACGATCGCCCGCATCATCGCGCAGGAGCTGGGACTTCCCCGGCCCGAGATCGAAGAGATCGAACTCGCCGCCTTGCTCCACGACATCGGCAAGATCGCGATTCCCGACCCGATTCTCCGCAAAGCGGGGAAACTCGATGCAGCCGAATGGTCGATCGTCTCCATGCACCCCGGCGTCGGTGCGCAACTGCTCGCTGGGCACCCACAGTTGCGTCGTATCGCCTCCCTCGTTCGAGCACACCACGAACGGTGGGACGGGCAAGGGTATCCGGATGGCCTACGCGGCGATGCCATCCCACTCGGCGCGGCCATCATCGGCCTCGCCGATGCCTTCGACACGATGACGACCGATCGTCCCTACCGTCCGGCGCTCTCTCCGGCCGAGGCTCTGGCCGAAGTTCGCCGCTGCCGTGGAACGCAGTTCCACCCTGCCGTCGTCGACGCTTTCCTCCGGGCTTGGCACCGACCGGATGGGATCGCTGTCGCCCTCGCCGCGCACACCTTCTCCGCGCCGAGTGCGCTCGCGACGCAAGCCCTGCACACCATCGGCGAACACGTCGAGAGACTGACGACGATCGAGCGACTCGCCGAGGTCATCGATCTCGCACTGTCCGGCGTACTCACCTCCGACAATATCGTTCTCTTCGCCACGGAGGAAGATGGTGAGAAGTTACGTATCGTCTACTCCCGATTCGATCGGGATCGCGCGAAATTCGTACGCATACCGCGTGGTCAGGGGCTTGCCTGGCGAGCGATCGAGTCAGGGCGCGCGCTCTCGGTCGTCGTTCCGGAAGCACCGCCCGGGAGCGTCGTCATCTGGGGCAGCCGTAAGCTCTTCGCTGTGCTGGCCGCTCCCATCGTCGACAACCTGGGTACGGTCGGGGCGATCGCGGTCTCGCGCACGGAGCGACGGCGCTTTTCCGAGACCGATGCAGAGCTTCTCGCCAGTATCGGACGGCATGTCGGATCACTCTTCCGCGTCATCTGGTCAGCCCGAACGCGAACCGCCACGCTGTCATCCGAGCAGGCGTCGAACGTCGATCAGACCGATGGCGACGAAGAACGCGATCAAGAGCGGCTGGTGAACCAGGTAGAGCAGGAGGCTGTGCCGACCGAGCCACCGCAGGGCTCGGATCAGGAGTCGATCGCTCCAATCCGGTAGCGACCACCGACGCTGTCCGTCACCATACCACCAACTCGCGACGCCCACACCCAAGAGAACCACCCCGAACCAGGGAAACAACGGCCGAAAATCGAAGGACCGATACCCTTCTGGTACCAACCCCAACCAGAAGAGCCACGGATTTCCTGGGAGAAGCGAGACGAGCCATCCGAGGAATGCAGCCAGCCCAGCGAACCCGAAATTCCAGACCCCGAAGCGGAGGAAGGGCAAGGCCAGGAGACTCGACAGCAGGATAAGATGAAGGATTCCGAAGAGGACGACGTCGGGCGGGCTCACCAGCCAGGTGACCAGCGTGACGAGTCCCGCTGCGCTGCCCAAGTGGAGTGTCCGCCGCACGATGTGCCGCCAGTATCGTTCGGGTTGCTTCGCCCATCGCTCCCGCGCCAACACGACCGAGATGCCGGCGACGAACAAGAACGTGCCGGCGATACCATCGGCGAAGAGACGCCACCCGCCACTGGTCACCGCGATGGGCCAACCCCCGAACGCCGCGAGATCGAAAGCCCCGTGATAGATCACCATCGCCAGAAAGGCGAGGCCGCGCAACGCATCGACTTCCCAGCGGCGCGCGGCTACCGGCCGTTGCACCGAAGCAGTCATCGCGACTCCGTGACAGGATAGATCGGGACCGCGGTCGGCGGAGCAACGTCCCGCGCCGCGCACGGACGCGCCATGACCCGAACCGGCCACACCACGGCCGCAGCCGCCAACCCCAACGCCCCCGCGAGCACGAGTGAGAGCGTATAGTGGCCAGTCCAGTCGAAGAGGATCCCAGCGACCACCGACCCCGCCGCTGTGCCGACCGGCATCACCGCGAACAGCAAGCCGAAGATTGTCCCGAGGCGACGTCGGCCATACAGCGCTGCGCAGAGCGAGGAGGTCAGTGGCGTCGTGGCGCTCCACGAAAAGCCGATGACCAGCGCCGAGAAAAGCACCCCGGCGGTGGATGCACCGACGACAAGCAACAGCAGGAAGCCGAGTCCACGCAAGGCGTAGACGACCGCCAGGGGTAGACTCGTGCTGCTGCGGTCGAGCCACCAGCCCGTCGCGAAGGCGCCAGCGATACTCGCCCAGCCGGTGAGCGCGAGCCCCGTCGCCGCCACCGTGTGCCCGAGCCCGATCCGGGTCGCATAGTCGACGAAATACGTCATGACCCAGCCCATGGTGAAACCACAGACGAAGAATCCGAAGGCGAATTGCCACCACGCCAACGAGCGCAATGCGTCGATCACGCCGCACCCCTGACTGCTCTCGACTCGCGAGCGGCTTGGAGAGCGGTCAGCGAGCAAGCGGAACGCCACCGGCGCGAGCGCGACGAGCGCCAATCCGAGCAGCAAAAGTGCTCTGCGCCACCCGAAGGCTGCCACTACTGCAGCCAGCACGGGTACGACGAGTGCCTGCCCCATCGGATTCGCGGTCGCGACGATCGACAACGCTGTTGTCCGCCCACGGCTGAACCACGCAGCGACGACCGGGGTCAGCAACGTCGGTGAAACCGTGGCCAGACCCAGACCGGCCAATACACCTAAGCCGAGAGCGAGAAGGGTTGCGTCATGAGCCTGGCTACCGAGTACGAGGCCCGCACCGAGCGTGGTCAGTCCGACGAGGGCCACGAGGCCAGCTGAGAACCGATCGACCAACCAACCCACGAAGGGTTGGGAGAGTCCGACGATCAGGACACTCAACGAGACGATCGAGCCGAGACGAGCATGACTCATGTGCAAGTCATGCTGGAGTTCCGGAAAGACCAGACCGACCAGAAATCGCCCCCCAGCAGCGGTCGCCATGATCGTCGTGACTGCGATCAGCGCAATCCAGGTTCTGGCGGATGATCGCTGCGATCCGATCGACTCAGTCACCGCGTATCCTCCCTACGGTGAGAGCCCGACGATTCGCCTCTCCCTTCGTCCTTCGTCGAGCGCGCGGGGTCGAGCGAGCCGCTCGTCAGTTCTCCTGTCGCACTCGGGAGCCGCTCGTCCCCTGCATCGTCTCTTCCCGCGCACAGCCTGTCCAGTACCCCCACAGCCCATGCGCGCACATGCTCGCGGGCGGTCCTCTCTCGAACGCACACCGCCGAA
Protein-coding regions in this window:
- a CDS encoding heparan-alpha-glucosaminide N-acetyltransferase, with the translated sequence MTASVQRPVAARRWEVDALRGLAFLAMVIYHGAFDLAAFGGWPIAVTSGGWRLFADGIAGTFLFVAGISVVLARERWAKQPERYWRHIVRRTLHLGSAAGLVTLVTWLVSPPDVVLFGILHLILLSSLLALPFLRFGVWNFGFAGLAAFLGWLVSLLPGNPWLFWLGLVPEGYRSFDFRPLFPWFGVVLLGVGVASWWYGDGQRRWSLPDWSDRLLIRALRWLGRHSLLLYLVHQPLLIAFFVAIGLIDVRRLLG
- a CDS encoding MFS transporter: MTESIGSQRSSARTWIALIAVTTIMATAAGGRFLVGLVFPELQHDLHMSHARLGSIVSLSVLIVGLSQPFVGWLVDRFSAGLVALVGLTTLGAGLVLGSQAHDATLLALGLGVLAGLGLATVSPTLLTPVVAAWFSRGRTTALSIVATANPMGQALVVPVLAAVVAAFGWRRALLLLGLALVALAPVAFRLLADRSPSRSRVESSQGCGVIDALRSLAWWQFAFGFFVCGFTMGWVMTYFVDYATRIGLGHTVAATGLALTGWASIAGAFATGWWLDRSSTSLPLAVVYALRGLGFLLLLVVGASTAGVLFSALVIGFSWSATTPLTSSLCAALYGRRRLGTIFGLLFAVMPVGTAAGSVVAGILFDWTGHYTLSLVLAGALGLAAAAVVWPVRVMARPCAARDVAPPTAVPIYPVTESR